The proteins below come from a single Alligator mississippiensis isolate rAllMis1 chromosome 2, rAllMis1, whole genome shotgun sequence genomic window:
- the YIPF7 gene encoding protein YIPF7 isoform X2: MSNFEQFHSDFYQSSYTIDNQEPGYNHSEVNENLYGNRKYQIDELPQPAAFVSPEIIPSSQNYTGQILQPTYNPEFLSHSNSSSSFDEEPPLLEELGINFDHIWQKTLTVLNPMKPADGSIMNETDMTGPTVFCLTLGATLLLAGKAHFGYVYGMSAIGCLGIHALLNLMSIAGVSYGCVASVLGYCLLPMVILSSCAIFFSLHTPLIHASEDIFTNHEFPAGYATFLASQSRAGSRKLDNSECGKSRGILGTLLALIIIGWCSLSASKIFTSALAMERQQLLVAYPCALFYGLLALLTVF, encoded by the exons ATGTCAAACTTTGAACAATTTCATTCAGACTTTTACCAGTCCAGCTATACCATTGATAATCAAGAACCAGGGTACAATCATTCTGAGGTCAATGAAAATCTTTATGGAAACAGAAA GTACCAAATAGATGAGTTGCCTCAACCTGCTGCATTTGTTTCTCCAGAAATAATTCCATCTTCTCAAAATTACACAGGCCAGATTTTGCAGCCAACCTACAATCCAGAGTTTTTATCGCATTCTAATTCTTCTAGCAGTTTTGATGAAGAACCGCCTTTGTTAGAAG aacTTGGGATCAATTTTGATCATATATGGCAAAAAACATTAACTGTCCTAAACCCAATGAAACCAGCAGATGGCAGCATTATGAATGAGACAGACATGACTGGGCCTACAGTTTTCTGTTTGACTCTTGGTGCTACACTGCTACTG GCAGGAAAAGCTCACTTTGGCTATGTGTATGGTATGAGTGCTATCGGATGCCTAGGAATACATGCTTTATTGAACCTGATGAGCATAGCAGGAGTCTCATATGGCTGTGTTGCAAGTGTATTGGGCTACTGCCTGCTACCCATGGTGATTCTGTCCAGCTGTGCAATCTTCTTCTCGCTACA CACACCCCTAATACATGCTTCAGAAGACATCTTTACAAACCATGAATTTCCAGCCGGCTATGCCACCTTCCTTGCTTCTCAGTCCAGAGCAGGATCTAGGAAACTGGATAATTCTGAATGTGGAAAATCGAG gGGGATACTAGGAACATTGCTAGCTCTGATTATTATTGGATGGTGCAGTCTTTCAGCTTCCAAAATTTTTACATCTGCATTGGCCATGGAAAGACAGCAGCTTCTGGTTGCTTATCCTTGTGCTTTATTTTACGGACTTCTTGCACTTTTAACTGTTTTCTGA
- the YIPF7 gene encoding protein YIPF7 isoform X5 — MSNFEQFHSDFYQSSYTIDNQEPGYNHSEVNENLYGNRKYQIDELPQPAAFVSPEIIPSSQNYTGQILQPTYNPEFLSHSNSSSSFDEEPPLLEELGINFDHIWQKTLTVLNPMKPADGSIMNETDMTGPTVFCLTLGATLLLAGKAHFGYVYGMSAIGCLGIHALLNLMSIAGVSYGCVASVLGYCLLPMVILSSCAIFFSLQGILGTLLALIIIGWCSLSASKIFTSALAMERQQLLVAYPCALFYGLLALLTVF, encoded by the exons ATGTCAAACTTTGAACAATTTCATTCAGACTTTTACCAGTCCAGCTATACCATTGATAATCAAGAACCAGGGTACAATCATTCTGAGGTCAATGAAAATCTTTATGGAAACAGAAA GTACCAAATAGATGAGTTGCCTCAACCTGCTGCATTTGTTTCTCCAGAAATAATTCCATCTTCTCAAAATTACACAGGCCAGATTTTGCAGCCAACCTACAATCCAGAGTTTTTATCGCATTCTAATTCTTCTAGCAGTTTTGATGAAGAACCGCCTTTGTTAGAAG aacTTGGGATCAATTTTGATCATATATGGCAAAAAACATTAACTGTCCTAAACCCAATGAAACCAGCAGATGGCAGCATTATGAATGAGACAGACATGACTGGGCCTACAGTTTTCTGTTTGACTCTTGGTGCTACACTGCTACTG GCAGGAAAAGCTCACTTTGGCTATGTGTATGGTATGAGTGCTATCGGATGCCTAGGAATACATGCTTTATTGAACCTGATGAGCATAGCAGGAGTCTCATATGGCTGTGTTGCAAGTGTATTGGGCTACTGCCTGCTACCCATGGTGATTCTGTCCAGCTGTGCAATCTTCTTCTCGCTACA gGGGATACTAGGAACATTGCTAGCTCTGATTATTATTGGATGGTGCAGTCTTTCAGCTTCCAAAATTTTTACATCTGCATTGGCCATGGAAAGACAGCAGCTTCTGGTTGCTTATCCTTGTGCTTTATTTTACGGACTTCTTGCACTTTTAACTGTTTTCTGA
- the YIPF7 gene encoding protein YIPF7 isoform X1 has product MSGHLKPQASRDGGSSCCLARRKENLPAELLLQRQHGECQTLNNFIQTFTSPAIPLIIKNQGTIILRSMKIFMETESQILQPTYNPEFLSHSNSSSSFDEEPPLLEELGINFDHIWQKTLTVLNPMKPADGSIMNETDMTGPTVFCLTLGATLLLAGKAHFGYVYGMSAIGCLGIHALLNLMSIAGVSYGCVASVLGYCLLPMVILSSCAIFFSLHTPLIHASEDIFTNHEFPAGYATFLASQSRAGSRKLDNSECGKSRGILGTLLALIIIGWCSLSASKIFTSALAMERQQLLVAYPCALFYGLLALLTVF; this is encoded by the exons ATGAGCGGCCATCTTAAGCCTCaggccagcagggatgggggcagcagtTGCTGCCTGGCACGGAGGAAGGAAAATCTCCCAGCGGAGCTGCTGCTCCAGAGACAACATGGAG AATGTCAAACTTTGAACAATTTCATTCAGACTTTTACCAGTCCAGCTATACCATTGATAATCAAGAACCAGGGTACAATCATTCTGAGGTCAATGAAAATCTTTATGGAAACAGAAA GCCAGATTTTGCAGCCAACCTACAATCCAGAGTTTTTATCGCATTCTAATTCTTCTAGCAGTTTTGATGAAGAACCGCCTTTGTTAGAAG aacTTGGGATCAATTTTGATCATATATGGCAAAAAACATTAACTGTCCTAAACCCAATGAAACCAGCAGATGGCAGCATTATGAATGAGACAGACATGACTGGGCCTACAGTTTTCTGTTTGACTCTTGGTGCTACACTGCTACTG GCAGGAAAAGCTCACTTTGGCTATGTGTATGGTATGAGTGCTATCGGATGCCTAGGAATACATGCTTTATTGAACCTGATGAGCATAGCAGGAGTCTCATATGGCTGTGTTGCAAGTGTATTGGGCTACTGCCTGCTACCCATGGTGATTCTGTCCAGCTGTGCAATCTTCTTCTCGCTACA CACACCCCTAATACATGCTTCAGAAGACATCTTTACAAACCATGAATTTCCAGCCGGCTATGCCACCTTCCTTGCTTCTCAGTCCAGAGCAGGATCTAGGAAACTGGATAATTCTGAATGTGGAAAATCGAG gGGGATACTAGGAACATTGCTAGCTCTGATTATTATTGGATGGTGCAGTCTTTCAGCTTCCAAAATTTTTACATCTGCATTGGCCATGGAAAGACAGCAGCTTCTGGTTGCTTATCCTTGTGCTTTATTTTACGGACTTCTTGCACTTTTAACTGTTTTCTGA
- the YIPF7 gene encoding protein YIPF7 isoform X4, whose amino-acid sequence MSGHLKPQASRDGGSSCCLARRKENLPAELLLQRQHGECQTLNNFIQTFTSPAIPLIIKNQGTIILRSMKIFMETESQILQPTYNPEFLSHSNSSSSFDEEPPLLEELGINFDHIWQKTLTVLNPMKPADGSIMNETDMTGPTVFCLTLGATLLLAGKAHFGYVYGMSAIGCLGIHALLNLMSIAGVSYGCVASVLGYCLLPMVILSSCAIFFSLQGILGTLLALIIIGWCSLSASKIFTSALAMERQQLLVAYPCALFYGLLALLTVF is encoded by the exons ATGAGCGGCCATCTTAAGCCTCaggccagcagggatgggggcagcagtTGCTGCCTGGCACGGAGGAAGGAAAATCTCCCAGCGGAGCTGCTGCTCCAGAGACAACATGGAG AATGTCAAACTTTGAACAATTTCATTCAGACTTTTACCAGTCCAGCTATACCATTGATAATCAAGAACCAGGGTACAATCATTCTGAGGTCAATGAAAATCTTTATGGAAACAGAAA GCCAGATTTTGCAGCCAACCTACAATCCAGAGTTTTTATCGCATTCTAATTCTTCTAGCAGTTTTGATGAAGAACCGCCTTTGTTAGAAG aacTTGGGATCAATTTTGATCATATATGGCAAAAAACATTAACTGTCCTAAACCCAATGAAACCAGCAGATGGCAGCATTATGAATGAGACAGACATGACTGGGCCTACAGTTTTCTGTTTGACTCTTGGTGCTACACTGCTACTG GCAGGAAAAGCTCACTTTGGCTATGTGTATGGTATGAGTGCTATCGGATGCCTAGGAATACATGCTTTATTGAACCTGATGAGCATAGCAGGAGTCTCATATGGCTGTGTTGCAAGTGTATTGGGCTACTGCCTGCTACCCATGGTGATTCTGTCCAGCTGTGCAATCTTCTTCTCGCTACA gGGGATACTAGGAACATTGCTAGCTCTGATTATTATTGGATGGTGCAGTCTTTCAGCTTCCAAAATTTTTACATCTGCATTGGCCATGGAAAGACAGCAGCTTCTGGTTGCTTATCCTTGTGCTTTATTTTACGGACTTCTTGCACTTTTAACTGTTTTCTGA
- the YIPF7 gene encoding protein YIPF7 isoform X3: protein MTTGSLPECQTLNNFIQTFTSPAIPLIIKNQGTIILRSMKIFMETESQILQPTYNPEFLSHSNSSSSFDEEPPLLEELGINFDHIWQKTLTVLNPMKPADGSIMNETDMTGPTVFCLTLGATLLLAGKAHFGYVYGMSAIGCLGIHALLNLMSIAGVSYGCVASVLGYCLLPMVILSSCAIFFSLHTPLIHASEDIFTNHEFPAGYATFLASQSRAGSRKLDNSECGKSRGILGTLLALIIIGWCSLSASKIFTSALAMERQQLLVAYPCALFYGLLALLTVF from the exons ATGACTACAGGGAGTCTCCCAG AATGTCAAACTTTGAACAATTTCATTCAGACTTTTACCAGTCCAGCTATACCATTGATAATCAAGAACCAGGGTACAATCATTCTGAGGTCAATGAAAATCTTTATGGAAACAGAAA GCCAGATTTTGCAGCCAACCTACAATCCAGAGTTTTTATCGCATTCTAATTCTTCTAGCAGTTTTGATGAAGAACCGCCTTTGTTAGAAG aacTTGGGATCAATTTTGATCATATATGGCAAAAAACATTAACTGTCCTAAACCCAATGAAACCAGCAGATGGCAGCATTATGAATGAGACAGACATGACTGGGCCTACAGTTTTCTGTTTGACTCTTGGTGCTACACTGCTACTG GCAGGAAAAGCTCACTTTGGCTATGTGTATGGTATGAGTGCTATCGGATGCCTAGGAATACATGCTTTATTGAACCTGATGAGCATAGCAGGAGTCTCATATGGCTGTGTTGCAAGTGTATTGGGCTACTGCCTGCTACCCATGGTGATTCTGTCCAGCTGTGCAATCTTCTTCTCGCTACA CACACCCCTAATACATGCTTCAGAAGACATCTTTACAAACCATGAATTTCCAGCCGGCTATGCCACCTTCCTTGCTTCTCAGTCCAGAGCAGGATCTAGGAAACTGGATAATTCTGAATGTGGAAAATCGAG gGGGATACTAGGAACATTGCTAGCTCTGATTATTATTGGATGGTGCAGTCTTTCAGCTTCCAAAATTTTTACATCTGCATTGGCCATGGAAAGACAGCAGCTTCTGGTTGCTTATCCTTGTGCTTTATTTTACGGACTTCTTGCACTTTTAACTGTTTTCTGA